TCCCTTGTTATATGATATCTTCCACTCAATAGTTTTTCAATAAATGAATCTTTTTGTTGAGTTAATGTATGTCTAGAAGTTTCAAAAAGAGCTCCTCCTACATTTATATCTATCATAGTTTCAGTTGCTATATTAGCAtctacaattttttttttatcattttcaaaatttttatattcttgaaaatatttttctttttctaaataaagtactaattttattttatcaatttcTTGTAAAAATCTTAATCTTTCATCATCAAATCGTTTTCGATgttcttctttttcttttttaatttgtttataacCATTAGATATATCAAtatctaatttttttctttcatcTTGTAATTTTTGTTCTTCTATAGCTTTTctattttctatttctttatataatctTATTCTTTCCATTTCTAGttcttttttatctttaaataatttatctttttctcttataaaattcatttgtgttttttttaaccaattaataaatgtaatTCTAAGATCTCCAAccatattttcaaaatcaCTAGAATCGCTCAATTCAGtttcaattatttttttttcatatgtatcattaatattattggtatttttatatattctaaTATTATGCATTGTGCTATTATCCtcattcatatttattgaACTTGCTCCTGAAtccataaatatttcttttttattagttGGTGCACCAGTACTaccattaatattattgtttcCGATTTTtacatgcatatttttgttaCCACCGTCATTTGAAACAATGTTATTCCCATTTAAGTTATTGTTAGAAACATTTAAACTATTCAAATCTATTGAATTGTTATCTTTGTTCATTGCCATAAATGCtgaatcatttttattcaagtatttatttaaatactTATTATTGATATTATCTTtagttatattatttaaatttttagaaaaattattggGTAAGAAATCATTTTTAGAATCAAAATTAGAATCAAGAACACTTAAATCTATGGATTCTAATAAACTATCctttatattaacaaaacTGCTATTGTcttctattttttcatttttgtcACCAGTTAagttcatatataaatttgattCATTTTCATCACTACTCATATCTCTTTCTTCGCTATTACTGTTCGATCCAGATTCTCTCTCGTATGTAACTGAAAAGTTAGAGATACTGTTTgactttattttatcatccTCCATCGTCTATTTTACAGTTTTTTGTGATTTAGCTAttagttatatattataacaaCTTCATaaactatattttatcaatataaGTTTAcgtatatatagatatatatgcattcaTATCCTAcccaaaaaattaatacaaaAGTATGCCAATTTTAGTCGTCTGTTTTTACgagaattatatatttttcttaattttaGTTTTCTAAcagttatattattatatgggTAAATGTTCggaaatttttatatacaatatatattttttatgaggAAAATCAAAAACATAAAAGATATGGCATAAGAGCTGAAGATATCTGccactatatatatatacaaagaaatactttaaaacaattttaaaataatatattgaCGATATTCcgcataaataataataaaattttttttaatatttattgtttcctttttcataatattacTTTTCATTTGAAAAACTCGCacaattttcatatataaaaaaacaacaaattatatctataaattttatatatgaatacaaaaaaatatatatttttacatgtAATAGCAAAAacgaatataaaaatatatattacataaatatatatatcaaaaaaataaaatacgcaaaattcgaaaatatgatatatgAAATTCAATTTaactatataatttttttatgataaacatttattaataatattattattacctcaattttttttcgaatattataatgatatatttaccATAATGTTTATGgcaaagaaaaaatattattgtactatattaaaaatacatatgcataacatgtagttttatattttttttatttgtttttttatgccACTGCCTATTGCATTTATCTtaatcttttattattacaattttataataaattagtaaaaaaaaaatatacatttgtatttatttaaaaaataaaaatgtaaatttgtattccaaataataatttgttacagcataaaaaatgaataaataaaaaatgtgataAAGCAtctgtatatatatttcatgaAAGTACATTCTACGCTAACCTGATTCCTTTTTAGTATtctgaaaataaaaaaataacaaagcTAATAAGTAAAAACAAATAGAACAATCTaggtatttatatatgttatcCTTTAAATACTATAAACGATTCCTTGGAATATTCCTTACAACATAACTTGGTTATTATGattccatatatatagtactttattattatttcttcagtttttattattttttaagtattAATTTTTAGTTGCATACTGTGggctaatttttttttcatcctCAAATGCTAATAATCTATGATAAAGAACGTGCTCAATgctttttgaatttttctttttgggttgaaatt
This DNA window, taken from Plasmodium berghei ANKA genome assembly, chromosome: 13, encodes the following:
- a CDS encoding kelch protein K13, putative gives rise to the protein MEDDKIKSNSISNFSVTYERESGSNSNSEERDMSSDENESNLYMNLTGDKNEKIEDNSSFVNIKDSLLESIDLSVLDSNFDSKNDFLPNNFSKNLNNITKDNINNKYLNKYLNKNDSAFMAMNKDNNSIDLNSLNVSNNNLNGNNIVSNDGGNKNMHVKIGNNNINGSTGAPTNKKEIFMDSGASSINMNEDNSTMHNIRIYKNTNNINDTYEKKIIETELSDSSDFENMVGDLRITFINWLKKTQMNFIREKDKLFKDKKELEMERIRLYKEIENRKAIEEQKLQDERKKLDIDISNGYKQIKKEKEEHRKRFDDERLRFLQEIDKIKLVLYLEKEKYFQEYKNFENDKKKIVDANIATETMIDINVGGALFETSRHTLTQQKDSFIEKLLSGRYHITRDKQGRIFLDRDSELFRIILNFLRNPLTIPIPKDLGESEALLKEAEFYGIKFLPFPLVFSIGGFDGVEYLNSMELLDISQQCWRMCTPMSTKKAYFGSAVLNNFLYVFGGNNYDYKALFETEVYDRLRDTWFLSSNLNIPRRNNCGITSNGRIYCIGGYDGSSIIPNVEAYDHRMKAWIEVAPLNTPRSSAMCVAFDNKIYVVGGANGERLNSIEVYDEKMNKWENFPYALLEARSSGAAFNYLNQIYVVGGIDNEHNILESVEQYQPFNKRWQFLNGIPEKKMNFGATTLSDSYIITGGENGDVLNSCHFFSPDTNEWQIGPPLLVPRFGHSVLVANI